A DNA window from Chlamydia felis Fe/C-56 contains the following coding sequences:
- a CDS encoding ABC transporter permease, producing the protein MFRYIKKRLIFNLLSLWIILTLTFLVMKTIPGDPFNDESSNALSQETLQILKSRYGLNKPLYQQYLHYLKSLVTLDFGNSLVYKDRSVTSIISSAFPASAILGIESLLLSISGGISLGTLAALRKKKQGRYILLSSILQISIPAFVLATMLQYIFAVKIPIFPIACWGNFSHTILPSLALAITPMAFITQLTFSSVSSVINKDYVLLAYAKGLSPIKIILRHILPYAVFPTISYAAFLVTTVMTGTFAIENIFCIPGLGKWFVCSIKQRDYPVTLGLSVFYGAFFMLSSLLSDLIQAMIDPQIRYSYKGAEKETILSQKSERL; encoded by the coding sequence ATGTTCCGTTATATAAAGAAACGCCTTATATTTAACCTGCTTTCTTTATGGATCATCCTGACCCTAACTTTCCTGGTTATGAAAACCATTCCTGGCGATCCATTCAATGATGAAAGTAGTAACGCTCTGTCACAAGAAACTCTACAAATTCTTAAGTCGCGTTACGGACTAAATAAACCTTTATATCAGCAATACCTACACTATTTAAAATCTTTAGTCACTTTAGACTTTGGAAATTCCCTAGTTTACAAGGATCGTAGCGTAACAAGCATAATCTCCTCAGCTTTTCCAGCGTCGGCAATTTTGGGGATTGAAAGTCTTCTTCTTTCTATTTCTGGAGGTATTTCTCTAGGAACATTAGCTGCATTAAGAAAAAAGAAACAAGGACGCTATATTCTCCTTTCTTCTATTTTACAAATTTCCATTCCGGCATTTGTTCTAGCAACTATGCTGCAATACATTTTCGCTGTAAAAATACCGATTTTCCCCATAGCTTGCTGGGGAAATTTCTCGCATACGATTTTGCCATCTCTAGCTTTAGCCATAACTCCTATGGCATTCATCACGCAACTAACCTTTTCTTCGGTATCCTCAGTCATAAATAAAGACTACGTGTTACTTGCCTACGCTAAAGGACTCTCCCCAATTAAAATCATACTCCGACACATTCTTCCCTATGCGGTATTCCCCACGATTTCCTACGCAGCATTTCTCGTAACTACTGTCATGACAGGAACTTTTGCTATAGAAAATATTTTTTGTATACCTGGGTTAGGAAAATGGTTTGTCTGTAGTATTAAACAACGCGATTATCCAGTTACTCTAGGACTGTCAGTATTTTACGGAGCTTTCTTTATGCTCTCCTCCCTATTGTCTGATCTCATACAAGCCATGATAGATCCTCAGATTCGTTATTCCTACAAAGGAGCTGAAAAAGAAACGATCCTTTCTCAAAAAAGTGAACGTCTCTAA
- a CDS encoding peptide ABC transporter substrate-binding protein, whose amino-acid sequence MTRKSNKFLILILSSILFCGVLLLCTTSCHTNTSRDKHSLNIAISHDPMSLDPRNVSLSKDISIAQALYEGLVRERPNHPELALTERYTVSDDKTIYTFYLKDTSWSNGDPVTAHDFEESIKQILHLGAACSSNSLLGVIKNYQAVMSKQLPIESLGIRAIDTLQLEITLEKPIPHFLELLAAPIFFPVHKSLREFSSSGGEKLPYISNGPFIIDSYHPQTQLIIKKNPLYHDKHSVHIETITFQIVPDAHTSLQLFQKHLVDWVGSPWSSPISKEEQHHISKDKLHTYPVLGTTSLICNLKNSPTNNIFLRKALAYAIDKPSLLQFVSHGKVANHFLPPELSKMPRISAQSPEKRQQQAYAYFKEAEKELSQKQISELSIIYPIESTCLNAIVQEIQQQIKNVLGIHLTIQGLEYHCFLDKRRREDFTLATGRWIAEYPRPSSFLTFLGNLKNNESTKWENAQYNRILTELLSQEEKIQDQILAEELIDAENPIIPLYHFNYTYAANPKIHNAYTSLLGHIDLKEIELTA is encoded by the coding sequence ATGACAAGAAAATCGAATAAGTTCTTAATACTTATCTTATCATCGATTCTTTTCTGTGGAGTTTTGCTGCTGTGTACAACAAGCTGTCATACGAATACTTCTAGAGATAAACACTCTTTAAACATAGCGATTAGCCATGACCCAATGTCTTTAGACCCAAGAAACGTCAGCTTAAGTAAGGATATTTCTATAGCACAAGCTCTTTACGAAGGTCTGGTAAGAGAACGCCCTAACCATCCTGAGCTCGCTCTGACAGAGCGTTATACCGTATCCGATGATAAAACTATCTATACATTTTACCTTAAAGACACATCGTGGAGTAATGGAGATCCTGTAACAGCCCATGATTTTGAAGAGTCTATAAAACAAATTCTGCATCTTGGAGCAGCCTGTTCTTCTAACTCTCTCCTTGGAGTGATTAAAAACTACCAAGCTGTGATGAGCAAGCAATTGCCCATCGAATCTTTAGGAATTCGCGCTATAGACACATTGCAATTAGAAATTACTTTAGAAAAACCTATTCCCCATTTCTTAGAACTTCTCGCCGCCCCTATCTTCTTTCCCGTACATAAATCCCTGAGAGAATTTTCCTCGTCAGGAGGAGAAAAACTTCCGTATATATCTAACGGCCCTTTTATCATTGACTCCTACCATCCTCAAACTCAACTCATTATTAAGAAGAATCCTTTATACCACGACAAGCATTCGGTCCACATCGAAACAATCACATTTCAAATTGTTCCCGACGCACACACATCCTTGCAACTTTTTCAAAAACATCTTGTCGATTGGGTAGGGTCCCCGTGGAGCTCTCCCATCTCTAAAGAAGAGCAACATCATATTTCTAAAGATAAACTGCATACTTATCCGGTACTTGGGACAACATCTTTAATATGCAATCTAAAAAATAGTCCTACAAATAACATCTTCCTAAGAAAAGCTCTTGCCTACGCTATTGATAAACCATCCTTACTACAGTTTGTCAGCCACGGGAAAGTTGCTAACCATTTCCTCCCCCCAGAGCTATCTAAAATGCCAAGAATATCCGCTCAATCACCAGAAAAACGCCAACAACAAGCTTACGCTTATTTTAAAGAAGCAGAAAAAGAGCTCTCTCAAAAACAAATTTCAGAATTATCTATTATCTATCCCATAGAATCTACTTGCCTAAACGCCATTGTTCAAGAAATACAACAACAAATCAAAAATGTACTTGGAATTCATCTCACCATCCAAGGCTTGGAATATCATTGTTTCTTAGATAAAAGGCGTCGCGAAGACTTTACTCTGGCTACAGGAAGATGGATAGCAGAGTATCCTAGACCCTCATCTTTCCTTACTTTTCTTGGAAATCTTAAAAATAACGAATCAACGAAATGGGAAAATGCTCAATATAATCGCATCCTTACAGAGCTTCTTTCTCAAGAGGAAAAAATTCAGGATCAAATCTTAGCTGAAGAACTTATCGATGCAGAAAATCCAATCATTCCACTATACCACTTCAACTATACCTACGCTGCCAACCCTAAAATTCACAATGCCTACACATCATTACTCGGGCATATTGATTTGAAAGAAATAGAACTTACAGCGTAA
- a CDS encoding peptide ABC transporter substrate-binding protein, which produces MANKFRTSFGIYLPLFASLFLSGCHQPAPKNEGKCLRIGMSYDPLSLDPRCTYLKKDISLAKALYEGLVRERISNDQIILGMAENYTVSHEGTVYTFDLKRSHWSNGDPVTAHDFEESIKQIHTKNLPISYHNLLYIIKNSKEIIEERLPIEQLGIKALDARTLEITLEHPSENFIEIVSHPLFFPVHTSLREYYSDQKIKPIYISNGPFALSDFQPQKHLKIQKNTYYYDADKVKTDTLLFKIMSDSQTATKCFKNNLIDILGNPWIAKIPQEMLINTPQEIKHEYSVCSTSILIYNLHMPVLQNKALRKALAYAIDKKALVPLVNSARVANSFVPPELSEIYPEELSKEQRETKAREYFEEAKATLSNKDLSELSLIYPQESSVFSLVVQELQQQFKNVLGIHIPIQGVEYFCFLEKRNKGEFYLSVGGWIAEYLNARNFLTILGNPENKETSHQLGKWNHKLFDAILEKYHTQTFSKEDQIQAERLIEEELPIFPLYHFNYIYIAHPHIQNLYTSPLGHVDLKEVEIITSDPKV; this is translated from the coding sequence ATGGCAAATAAATTCAGAACATCCTTTGGCATTTATCTTCCCTTATTTGCTAGTTTGTTTCTATCTGGATGTCATCAACCCGCTCCCAAAAATGAAGGGAAATGCTTGAGAATTGGAATGTCGTATGACCCCCTCTCCTTGGACCCTAGATGCACCTATTTAAAAAAAGATATTTCACTAGCAAAAGCCCTTTATGAAGGATTAGTGCGTGAACGCATCTCGAATGACCAGATTATTCTAGGAATGGCGGAAAATTATACCGTGTCTCATGAAGGTACTGTTTATACATTTGATTTGAAACGCTCACATTGGAGTAATGGGGATCCCGTAACCGCACATGATTTCGAAGAATCTATAAAACAAATTCATACAAAAAATCTTCCCATATCTTACCATAATCTTCTCTATATCATCAAAAATTCCAAAGAAATTATAGAGGAGCGGTTGCCAATAGAACAGCTAGGCATCAAAGCTCTAGATGCCCGTACTTTAGAAATTACTCTAGAACACCCTTCAGAGAATTTCATTGAGATTGTTTCTCACCCTTTGTTTTTCCCTGTTCACACCTCTTTAAGAGAGTATTACTCCGATCAAAAAATTAAACCTATCTATATTTCTAATGGGCCTTTTGCCCTGAGCGATTTTCAACCTCAAAAACATCTGAAAATACAAAAAAACACGTACTACTATGATGCAGATAAGGTGAAAACTGACACTCTTCTCTTTAAAATCATGTCAGATTCTCAAACCGCAACAAAATGCTTTAAAAATAACCTCATTGATATTCTAGGCAATCCTTGGATAGCGAAAATCCCCCAAGAAATGCTAATCAACACTCCTCAAGAAATAAAACACGAATATTCCGTGTGTTCAACTTCTATATTGATCTATAACCTGCACATGCCTGTGCTACAAAACAAAGCTCTAAGAAAAGCCCTGGCTTATGCTATTGATAAGAAAGCTCTAGTTCCCCTTGTCAACTCAGCAAGAGTCGCAAATTCCTTTGTACCTCCAGAATTATCCGAAATTTATCCAGAAGAACTCAGCAAAGAACAACGAGAAACAAAAGCCCGAGAATACTTTGAAGAGGCAAAAGCAACCCTATCAAACAAAGATCTTTCTGAACTCTCTCTTATTTACCCTCAGGAATCCAGCGTTTTTTCTCTCGTGGTTCAAGAACTTCAGCAACAATTCAAAAACGTCCTCGGCATTCATATACCTATTCAAGGTGTTGAATACTTTTGCTTCCTAGAAAAAAGAAACAAAGGCGAGTTTTACTTATCTGTAGGAGGTTGGATTGCAGAATACCTTAATGCCAGAAATTTTCTTACCATACTAGGGAATCCCGAAAATAAAGAAACCAGCCACCAGCTAGGGAAGTGGAACCATAAACTATTTGATGCAATCCTAGAGAAATACCATACTCAAACTTTCTCTAAGGAAGATCAAATTCAGGCAGAAAGGCTTATCGAGGAAGAACTCCCTATATTCCCCCTCTACCATTTTAACTATATCTATATAGCACATCCTCACATACAAAATCTCTATACTTCCCCTTTAGGTCATGTCGATCTTAAAGAGGTTGAAATCATAACCTCCGACCCCAAAGTATAA
- a CDS encoding ABC transporter substrate-binding protein, which yields MMYAWWLIAVVFGSSLLGGCFPTALRSSKPLSIAIYDDPASLSPEQAKRALDLSISKLIFEGLTRENPYKSDHVEFALASHYTISADEKTYTFFIKHNAAWSNGTPITSQDIARAWEHAKTFSPHHRAFEGINFKSCSPSSITLTLDSPNPKLLQLLAFPAFAIFNPDNLNVFSGPFQIITYNHGHCLLLEKNPHYYDKDKVNITNISLLVIPDLYTGSLLLNREKIHWLGQPWHQGLTKELKENTPYHYTCYPVEGAFWLILNTKDPFLSQINNRYRLAAAINREEIINHALQGGQEPAYTLSRNSTPHYPYKKQKLISPTEKLTLSYPSNILRCQSVAEILKEQCKSVGLDLFLEGLEYHVFLSKRQMGDFTIATATGVAYYPSASLIPQAERLVKNLEIIPLYHMNYDYITIFPIEKILHNASGAVDLKYAHLP from the coding sequence ATGATGTACGCATGGTGGTTGATTGCTGTTGTCTTTGGGTCTTCGCTTTTAGGAGGCTGTTTCCCAACTGCCTTAAGGTCGTCCAAACCCCTCTCTATTGCTATTTATGATGATCCCGCCTCTTTATCTCCTGAGCAAGCTAAACGCGCTTTAGATCTCTCTATCTCTAAGCTCATTTTTGAAGGACTTACAAGAGAAAATCCTTATAAAAGTGATCATGTGGAATTTGCTTTAGCAAGTCACTATACCATATCCGCAGACGAAAAAACTTACACCTTTTTCATAAAGCATAACGCTGCATGGAGCAATGGAACTCCAATCACATCTCAGGATATTGCCCGAGCTTGGGAACATGCAAAAACATTTTCACCCCACCATCGAGCATTCGAAGGGATTAACTTTAAATCCTGCTCACCGTCAAGCATTACCCTTACCCTAGATTCTCCGAATCCCAAGCTACTTCAATTGCTGGCATTCCCAGCATTTGCCATTTTCAATCCTGACAATTTAAACGTATTTAGCGGGCCTTTCCAAATAATAACCTATAATCACGGCCACTGCCTATTATTAGAAAAAAACCCGCATTACTATGATAAAGACAAGGTTAATATCACCAATATTAGTCTACTCGTTATTCCTGATTTATACACCGGATCTCTTTTACTAAATCGTGAAAAAATCCACTGGTTAGGACAGCCTTGGCATCAAGGACTAACTAAAGAGCTCAAAGAAAATACCCCATACCACTATACCTGCTACCCCGTAGAAGGGGCTTTCTGGCTTATACTCAATACAAAAGATCCTTTCTTATCCCAAATTAATAACAGGTATAGACTAGCAGCAGCTATTAATAGAGAAGAAATTATCAATCACGCTCTACAAGGAGGCCAGGAGCCTGCCTACACACTATCTAGAAATTCCACCCCTCATTATCCGTATAAAAAGCAAAAATTGATTTCTCCTACAGAAAAGCTGACTCTCTCATATCCTTCGAACATTTTACGATGCCAAAGCGTTGCAGAAATTCTGAAAGAACAGTGTAAATCCGTGGGTCTTGATCTATTTCTTGAAGGCTTGGAATATCATGTATTCCTAAGCAAAAGACAGATGGGTGATTTTACTATAGCTACAGCAACAGGAGTGGCCTACTACCCAAGTGCTTCACTCATACCGCAAGCAGAAAGACTTGTAAAAAATTTGGAAATAATTCCCCTCTACCACATGAACTACGATTATATTACAATATTTCCGATAGAAAAAATTCTCCACAACGCCTCTGGAGCTGTAGATCTTAAATATGCTCATCTGCCTTAA
- the ruvX gene encoding Holliday junction resolvase RuvX, giving the protein MSKPKAKKIFLGVDYGQRRIGLAYAASPLFISLPIGFIEAGKTLEATAQSLAKIILEREVSCVVLGNPIPMQIGQKSSLQEEILKISSLIQEFCHVDVVLWDERLSSAQAERMLKCDCGLSRKQRKGKTDSVAATLILTNFLESSPSIRF; this is encoded by the coding sequence ATGTCCAAGCCTAAGGCAAAAAAAATTTTCCTCGGTGTAGACTACGGTCAGAGGCGTATAGGCCTTGCCTATGCAGCCTCTCCTCTATTCATCAGCTTGCCTATAGGGTTTATAGAAGCTGGGAAAACATTAGAAGCTACAGCTCAAAGTCTTGCTAAAATCATTCTAGAACGCGAAGTCTCCTGTGTTGTTCTAGGAAACCCCATTCCCATGCAAATAGGGCAAAAATCTTCTCTACAGGAAGAAATCCTCAAAATTTCTTCTTTAATTCAGGAATTTTGTCATGTTGATGTTGTTCTTTGGGATGAGAGGCTATCCTCAGCACAAGCAGAACGCATGCTAAAATGTGATTGTGGTCTTAGTAGAAAACAAAGAAAAGGAAAGACCGATAGTGTCGCTGCAACACTTATTCTTACGAACTTTTTAGAGAGTTCTCCTTCAATACGCTTTTAA